The Crocinitomicaceae bacterium genome includes a region encoding these proteins:
- a CDS encoding LptF/LptG family permease — MKRLHWFVVKSFIGPFLVTFTIAMFFLIMQFLWKYIDDLMGKGLEISIILEMLFYVSASLIPMALPLAVLFSSIMTFGNLSEKNELTALKSAGISLLKVMRPMLIFVIFLSFAGFYFSNYILPISNLKWRTIYYDILEKKPAFQLKEGVFYKDIENYHIKVDKKNNDGSLTGVLIYDFTSTFNRRVIKARNGMMLKSDNDDYLFLQLNQGVIYEKVTASRLEKVTIDFQKSFFTDAVIKFDLIDFDLKRSDEELFKQDFEMMNFVQLDDALDSLLILNDSLDNKFAQNMKTNFVVLNDQLNNPAVPADSSLHEMQLTPLKQIDTLVHLDSIRGSSLKSALADAQSELRTVKDQLYHQNLLKEHRDTNMNEYRTAWHGKFTLSFAVLVLFFIGAPLGAIIRKGGLGAPLVFATLFFIFYYMLTVAGENMVESGVIEPWKGIWMSTLLLAPIGAFLTYKAANDSPLFDKEVYKKWFARLFRRKQK, encoded by the coding sequence ATGAAACGCCTGCATTGGTTTGTTGTAAAATCTTTTATTGGTCCATTTTTGGTAACCTTTACCATTGCTATGTTCTTTCTCATCATGCAATTTCTGTGGAAATACATTGATGATTTAATGGGTAAGGGTCTTGAAATATCAATCATTCTGGAAATGCTCTTTTATGTTTCAGCCAGTTTGATTCCTATGGCTTTGCCACTTGCGGTGCTGTTTTCGTCTATCATGACTTTTGGAAATCTTTCAGAAAAAAATGAATTAACCGCATTAAAATCTGCCGGCATTTCTTTGCTCAAAGTCATGCGACCTATGTTGATTTTTGTAATCTTTTTGAGCTTTGCCGGATTCTATTTCTCCAATTATATTTTGCCTATCTCAAATCTAAAATGGAGAACCATTTATTACGATATCCTTGAAAAGAAACCTGCATTTCAGCTCAAAGAAGGTGTTTTTTATAAAGACATTGAAAATTATCATATCAAAGTAGACAAAAAGAATAATGACGGATCACTCACCGGTGTTCTTATTTACGATTTTACCTCAACGTTTAACCGTCGTGTAATCAAAGCGCGCAATGGCATGATGCTGAAATCTGACAATGATGATTACTTGTTTCTGCAACTCAACCAAGGTGTTATTTATGAAAAAGTGACAGCAAGTCGGCTTGAAAAAGTGACCATTGATTTTCAAAAATCATTTTTCACTGACGCGGTCATTAAATTTGACCTGATAGATTTTGATCTTAAGCGATCTGACGAAGAATTATTCAAACAAGATTTTGAAATGATGAATTTTGTTCAGTTGGATGATGCACTTGATTCTCTTCTTATTCTGAATGATTCACTTGACAATAAATTTGCTCAAAATATGAAAACAAATTTTGTTGTGCTGAATGATCAACTAAACAACCCGGCTGTACCTGCAGATTCAAGTCTGCATGAGATGCAACTAACACCATTGAAACAAATTGATACACTGGTTCATTTGGATTCAATCAGAGGCTCATCGCTCAAAAGCGCATTAGCAGATGCCCAATCAGAATTGCGTACAGTGAAAGACCAATTATATCATCAGAATTTGTTGAAAGAACATCGTGATACCAACATGAATGAGTATCGCACGGCATGGCATGGAAAATTTACTTTGTCATTTGCTGTATTGGTTTTGTTTTTTATTGGTGCGCCATTAGGTGCTATTATTCGCAAAGGTGGATTAGGGGCTCCATTAGTTTTTGCTACCCTCTTTTTTATTTTCTACTACATGCTCACCGTAGCAGGTGAAAACATGGTTGAGTCCGGAGTGATTGAACCATGGAAAGGAATTTGGATGAGTACGCTTTTACTTGCACCTATCGGAGCCTTTCTCACGTATAAGGCCGCTAATGATTCACCATTATTTGATAAAGAAGTTTATAAAAAATGGTTTGCAAGATTATTCAGACGGAAACAAAAATAA
- a CDS encoding SRPBCC domain-containing protein, which translates to MSEKVKFEMEFEVNSSTSVLFNMISTPSGLSEWFADDVNIKDDLFTFIWDGSVQQARIIGKKKGESVKFQWLDDIEEGNKNYFEFTIKVDELTNDVALLVTDFADADEVDEAKRLWENQIQDLKTTIGSF; encoded by the coding sequence ATGTCAGAGAAAGTAAAATTTGAGATGGAATTTGAGGTGAACTCCTCGACATCAGTATTGTTTAACATGATCAGTACTCCCAGTGGACTGAGTGAGTGGTTTGCCGATGACGTAAATATTAAAGATGATCTTTTTACTTTTATTTGGGACGGCAGCGTACAACAAGCCCGAATCATTGGTAAAAAGAAAGGCGAATCTGTGAAATTTCAGTGGCTGGATGATATAGAAGAGGGAAATAAAAATTATTTCGAATTCACCATCAAAGTTGATGAGCTTACCAATGATGTAGCCTTGCTGGTTACTGACTTTGCAGACGCTGATGAAGTGGATGAAGCTAAACGCCTTTGGGAAAATCAAATTCAGGATTTGAAAACTACCATCGGTTCTTTCTAA
- a CDS encoding tetratricopeptide repeat protein, with product MIVKTNSKLLNICTSLLAFNRYCLKKILGQPLINLLVVILLLPFGVHAQLTAEQEKKVDSLKQVVQYAPHDTLKVNAILAWGKTIRRADGETYQKLLDKADSICDLNLTVNQSSSLQTFFIKKKSKIINLRGDFHRDHGDYDTALGFYTQALNLIKQTNDQIELAATYNSIGIVYGMQADYKTCEEWMMKSLAIYEQLDDKDGMASTYNNLGNIHYYQGDYKPAIDFWSQSLKMKEETGDKRGMANTLNNIGNIHKAQNDNEKAIDYYNQSLALYEELDAPDGMITTSSNLAGIYLDLGQIEKAQSLYWMCYETSLSLDDKKGISDAYNGLGMVYKTRGNLDSAEIYFNHSLSLREGMGDAKGIAETLNHLAGIYFEKGRIKDAIQLSERSMNLGREMNSLTHIKTAAELLWKINKKINNPARALEMHELYIQIRDSLQSEENKMEIIRHEFEYQYEKQAAADSILASESNKIKDAQIHAKNLESKQRKLENYVLLGILAITLVLGGIIFHRFRVTKVQKGIIETQKLQVDQAYGILEVKNREITDSIKYAQRIQKAILPTNKRVNECLKDSFILYQPKDIVAGDFYWLEERDGKILFAASDCTGHGVPGAMVSVICVNGLNRAVRENGLTEPGKILDKTRELVIAEFEKSDDEVKDGMDISLCSLSWQDMQMQWAGANNPLWIFRKDKQEIQEIKADKQPIGKVENPASFKTHQVAVNKGDIIYLITDGFKDQFGGKKGKKFKASHLKNLLLSVCDESMETQRKIISEAFENWKGNLEQIDDVCILGVRI from the coding sequence TTGATTGTAAAAACAAATAGCAAACTGCTTAATATCTGCACGTCTCTGTTGGCGTTTAACCGGTATTGCCTTAAAAAAATACTTGGGCAACCGTTGATTAATTTATTGGTGGTGATACTTCTCTTGCCTTTTGGCGTTCATGCACAGCTCACAGCAGAACAAGAGAAAAAGGTAGATTCATTAAAACAGGTTGTTCAATACGCACCGCATGATACATTGAAAGTGAATGCCATTCTGGCCTGGGGAAAAACTATTCGTCGGGCAGACGGAGAGACATATCAAAAATTATTGGATAAGGCAGATAGTATATGTGACCTTAATTTGACAGTAAATCAATCCAGCTCTCTTCAAACATTTTTTATTAAGAAGAAAAGTAAAATCATCAATTTGCGTGGTGACTTTCATCGTGATCACGGGGATTATGATACGGCACTTGGTTTTTATACCCAGGCGCTTAATCTAATAAAACAAACCAATGATCAAATTGAACTGGCTGCAACTTACAACAGCATTGGAATTGTTTATGGCATGCAGGCAGATTACAAAACCTGTGAAGAATGGATGATGAAAAGTCTTGCCATTTATGAGCAACTTGATGATAAAGATGGGATGGCCAGTACATATAATAATTTAGGGAACATACATTATTACCAAGGTGATTATAAACCAGCCATAGACTTTTGGTCACAAAGCCTTAAAATGAAAGAAGAGACAGGGGATAAAAGAGGTATGGCAAATACACTCAATAACATTGGAAATATTCACAAAGCTCAAAATGATAATGAAAAGGCAATTGACTATTACAATCAAAGTTTGGCTCTTTATGAAGAGTTGGATGCGCCTGACGGAATGATTACTACTTCATCCAATCTTGCCGGCATATATTTGGATTTGGGGCAAATTGAAAAAGCGCAAAGTCTCTACTGGATGTGCTATGAAACAAGCCTGTCTCTTGATGATAAAAAAGGAATTTCAGATGCATACAATGGATTAGGAATGGTGTACAAAACCCGCGGGAATTTAGATAGCGCTGAAATTTATTTTAACCATAGCTTGTCTTTGCGCGAAGGCATGGGTGATGCAAAAGGAATCGCAGAAACATTGAATCATTTGGCCGGTATTTATTTTGAAAAAGGTAGAATCAAAGATGCTATACAACTCTCTGAACGATCAATGAATTTAGGCAGAGAAATGAATTCACTCACACATATAAAAACCGCCGCAGAATTATTGTGGAAAATCAATAAAAAAATAAATAATCCGGCAAGGGCACTAGAGATGCACGAACTATATATTCAGATACGTGATAGTTTACAAAGTGAAGAAAATAAAATGGAAATTATTCGTCATGAATTTGAATATCAATATGAGAAACAAGCTGCCGCAGATAGCATACTGGCTTCAGAATCTAATAAAATAAAAGATGCTCAGATACATGCTAAAAATTTGGAAAGTAAACAGCGCAAATTAGAAAACTACGTGCTATTGGGCATTTTGGCGATCACATTGGTTTTAGGTGGAATTATTTTTCATCGTTTCAGAGTCACCAAAGTTCAAAAAGGTATAATTGAAACTCAAAAATTACAAGTTGATCAGGCTTACGGAATTCTTGAAGTAAAAAACAGAGAGATTACTGATTCTATCAAATATGCGCAACGCATTCAAAAAGCGATATTACCCACAAACAAACGAGTGAATGAATGTTTGAAAGATTCATTCATTTTGTATCAACCCAAAGATATTGTTGCCGGAGATTTTTATTGGTTAGAAGAGCGAGACGGAAAAATACTTTTTGCTGCAAGTGATTGCACCGGACACGGTGTTCCTGGTGCAATGGTTTCAGTTATTTGTGTGAATGGTTTAAACCGCGCTGTGCGTGAAAACGGGTTGACAGAACCCGGAAAAATTTTAGATAAAACACGTGAATTAGTCATTGCCGAGTTTGAAAAATCTGACGACGAAGTAAAAGACGGAATGGATATTTCACTTTGCTCACTTTCATGGCAAGATATGCAGATGCAATGGGCAGGTGCCAATAATCCGCTGTGGATTTTCAGAAAGGACAAACAAGAAATTCAGGAAATAAAGGCCGATAAACAACCTATTGGAAAAGTTGAAAATCCGGCTTCCTTTAAAACTCATCAAGTTGCAGTAAATAAAGGAGACATTATCTATTTAATCACGGATGGATTTAAAGATCAATTTGGCGGTAAAAAAGGTAAAAAGTTCAAAGCTTCTCATCTGAAAAACTTGTTGTTGTCCGTTTGTGATGAATCTATGGAAACGCAGCGTAAAATTATTTCTGAAGCATTTGAAAACTGGAAAGGAAACCTTGAACAAATTGATGATGTGTGTATTTTAGGTGTGAGAATTTGA
- a CDS encoding tetratricopeptide repeat protein, with the protein MLGRLFLILMSLMVVCNAATAQTDKYTDKIMDLYNEREYLEVVNYKSKKESEMGSASLFMKGLSCFNLKNENKAISYFDKAIEKGPVDADMYYYKGVCHLIREEYDEAIQALTHAVNIEAYDDMYFRMFGHAYYFQEKFDSALVWYEKSVEINKKEGIVYYYMGECHKGLDQFDEAVADFSVYLELSEKKSEKKEAGYLIASCQYLGKKYTDAKSTSRNLIANYAKDYRLYSLLIQSHISLNEMDSISQYITALNDGKKNDILFPSGMRGKFQIDQFETELYTVCVFQSYDDKSDQYYSWNHYFEVQDKEGTTLFIMETQLDSTASSENTYVLYKIQGDSLFKYNQVVYDEQFSYLAFREYVKTVINGDIPHEMMTVGYKTWLQNLKKQKHGGNGMSFETAIMVNSIPEEYEYVRETYPGSTFMMQSLVFHENTPYDILHIKTEDGVELDIYFNIESFFGKY; encoded by the coding sequence ATGTTGGGTAGATTATTTTTAATTCTGATGAGTTTAATGGTTGTTTGTAATGCGGCTACTGCGCAAACAGATAAGTATACTGATAAAATCATGGATTTATACAACGAAAGGGAATATTTAGAAGTTGTGAACTATAAATCCAAAAAGGAATCTGAAATGGGATCAGCAAGTCTCTTCATGAAAGGACTTTCTTGTTTCAATTTGAAAAATGAAAATAAAGCCATTTCATATTTTGATAAAGCAATTGAAAAGGGCCCTGTTGATGCAGATATGTATTACTATAAAGGGGTGTGTCATTTGATACGTGAAGAATACGATGAGGCAATTCAGGCACTCACACATGCTGTAAATATCGAGGCTTATGATGATATGTATTTTAGAATGTTTGGGCACGCATATTATTTTCAGGAAAAATTTGACTCAGCATTGGTTTGGTATGAAAAATCTGTTGAGATAAACAAGAAAGAAGGTATTGTGTATTACTACATGGGTGAGTGTCACAAAGGTCTTGACCAATTTGATGAAGCGGTTGCAGATTTTTCTGTGTATCTAGAATTATCTGAAAAAAAGAGTGAGAAAAAGGAAGCTGGTTATTTAATCGCATCGTGCCAATATCTTGGAAAAAAATATACCGATGCCAAATCAACTTCACGCAATCTAATCGCTAATTACGCTAAAGATTACCGCTTATATTCTCTGCTGATTCAATCACACATTTCACTGAATGAAATGGATAGTATAAGTCAGTATATAACTGCTTTGAATGATGGTAAAAAGAACGATATTTTATTCCCTTCAGGCATGCGGGGTAAATTTCAGATTGATCAGTTCGAAACAGAATTGTACACGGTATGTGTGTTCCAAAGTTATGATGATAAATCAGATCAATATTATAGTTGGAATCATTATTTTGAAGTGCAAGATAAAGAAGGAACAACCTTATTCATCATGGAAACACAACTTGATTCAACGGCATCTAGCGAAAACACCTATGTGTTGTATAAAATTCAGGGTGATTCACTTTTTAAATATAATCAGGTTGTGTATGACGAACAATTTTCCTATCTGGCATTCAGAGAATATGTAAAAACGGTTATCAATGGAGATATACCTCATGAGATGATGACAGTGGGATACAAGACTTGGCTTCAAAATCTTAAAAAGCAAAAGCACGGAGGCAATGGAATGTCATTTGAAACCGCCATTATGGTCAACAGTATTCCTGAAGAGTATGAATACGTGCGTGAAACTTATCCCGGCTCAACATTTATGATGCAATCACTGGTATTTCATGAAAATACACCGTATGATATTTTACATATAAAAACAGAAGATGGCGTAGAGTTAGATATCTATTTTAACATTGAAAGTTTTTTTGGAAAGTACTAA
- a CDS encoding ketoacyl-ACP synthase III — protein MNKKITASITGVGVYHPEYILTNEEMESMVDTTNEWIVTRSGISERRILKDSTKASSYMAFNAAKTLLDKKGINPLDIELIIVATVTPDHPYPATANIVADQLGATNAWGFDLQAACSSFIYALQTGTKFVESGTHKKVLVIGSDKMSSIVDYTDRRTSILFGDGAGAVLLEPSTDDTGILDARMYVDGSGKKYLYQPAGGSMIPASFDSVLNKQHFVHMDGQAVYKVAVTKMADVCEEMMLRNKLTADDVAFLVPHQANKRIIEAAADRMGIGMDKVMLNIHKFGNTTSATLPLCLHDWESQLKKGDNIILTTFGAGFTWGGMYVKWSYDSN, from the coding sequence ATGAATAAAAAAATCACCGCATCAATTACCGGGGTTGGAGTTTATCACCCTGAATATATTCTGACAAACGAAGAAATGGAAAGCATGGTTGATACCACCAATGAGTGGATTGTAACCCGCAGCGGAATTTCAGAACGCAGAATATTGAAAGATTCAACAAAAGCATCATCGTATATGGCTTTTAATGCAGCCAAAACACTGCTTGATAAGAAAGGAATTAATCCGCTGGATATTGAATTGATTATTGTAGCTACGGTTACTCCTGATCATCCCTATCCGGCAACCGCTAATATTGTTGCAGACCAATTGGGTGCAACCAATGCGTGGGGATTTGATTTGCAAGCCGCTTGCTCAAGCTTTATTTATGCCTTGCAAACAGGAACAAAATTTGTTGAATCAGGTACGCATAAAAAAGTGTTGGTTATTGGTAGTGATAAAATGTCAAGTATAGTGGATTATACTGATCGTCGTACTTCCATATTATTCGGTGACGGTGCAGGGGCTGTGCTGCTTGAACCTTCAACTGATGACACCGGAATATTGGACGCACGCATGTATGTTGACGGCAGTGGAAAAAAATATCTCTATCAACCTGCCGGTGGTAGTATGATTCCTGCCTCTTTTGATTCTGTTTTGAACAAGCAACATTTTGTGCACATGGATGGTCAGGCAGTTTACAAAGTGGCTGTTACAAAAATGGCAGATGTTTGTGAAGAGATGATGTTGAGAAATAAATTAACTGCTGATGATGTTGCTTTTCTGGTTCCGCATCAGGCAAACAAACGTATTATTGAAGCGGCAGCTGATCGTATGGGAATTGGCATGGATAAAGTAATGCTCAACATTCACAAATTCGGCAACACAACCAGTGCAACGTTACCACTCTGTTTGCATGATTGGGAAAGTCAGTTGAAAAAAGGAGATAATATTATTCTCACAACCTTTGGTGCAGGCTTTACTTGGGGAGGTATGTATGTGAAGTGGTCGTATGATAGCAATTAG
- a CDS encoding DUF1801 domain-containing protein, with translation MNSKAKTPDQYYAELPEERKKIMQEIRKMIQKNIPKGFEECMGYGMPGWVVPHNIYPAGYHCDPKLPLPFMSLANQKNFIALYHMGIYADPALYTWFTNEYKKTQTVKLDMGKSCIRFKKAEHVPLKLIGELAAKMKPKDWVALYTQSFIKK, from the coding sequence ATGAACTCAAAAGCTAAAACACCTGATCAGTATTATGCTGAACTCCCTGAGGAGAGAAAAAAAATAATGCAAGAAATTCGAAAAATGATTCAGAAGAATATTCCCAAAGGATTTGAAGAATGTATGGGTTATGGTATGCCAGGTTGGGTAGTTCCACACAACATTTACCCGGCGGGATATCACTGTGATCCAAAACTGCCATTACCATTCATGAGCCTTGCAAATCAGAAAAATTTCATTGCCTTATACCACATGGGTATCTACGCTGATCCTGCGTTGTACACGTGGTTTACAAATGAGTACAAGAAAACTCAAACCGTGAAATTAGACATGGGTAAAAGTTGTATCCGTTTTAAAAAGGCAGAGCATGTTCCCTTAAAATTAATTGGTGAACTTGCAGCCAAAATGAAGCCAAAAGACTGGGTTGCGTTGTATACGCAGAGTTTTATAAAGAAATAG
- a CDS encoding SRPBCC family protein, whose product MKYTVQTVIEKPIDFVIQLFDDPTNLHRWMEGLEKLEHLDGEPGKQGAKSKLTFNVNGKKIILTETILDRNLPTVFKASYQSKGVHNIIEARFEKTNENYTTYYSTEDFQFVGIMKILAPLMSGIFKKQSLKNLSAFKKFVESQS is encoded by the coding sequence ATGAAGTACACCGTTCAAACTGTAATAGAAAAACCAATTGATTTTGTCATTCAATTATTTGATGATCCAACCAATCTGCATCGTTGGATGGAAGGATTGGAAAAGCTTGAACATCTTGATGGAGAGCCGGGAAAACAAGGAGCGAAATCAAAACTCACTTTTAATGTCAACGGAAAAAAAATAATTTTGACAGAAACAATTCTTGACCGTAATCTGCCTACAGTTTTTAAAGCCAGTTACCAATCAAAAGGTGTACACAACATCATTGAAGCGCGGTTTGAAAAAACAAATGAAAACTACACAACTTATTATAGTACTGAAGATTTTCAATTTGTTGGTATCATGAAAATACTTGCACCACTGATGAGCGGAATATTTAAAAAACAATCCCTTAAAAATTTGTCTGCATTTAAAAAGTTTGTAGAATCACAATCTTGA
- a CDS encoding CotH kinase family protein, translating to MIKKLTLGIAISLTGIATFSQVIINEGCNKNYSVLVDEDGEFEDWIELYNAGSTTLDLYNYSLTDNLSEPTKWLLPHLIMNPGDYEIIYCSSKDRYASPGFVTVLNTGAFTPTTGWNTHNFTTPFYWDGTSSIVVNICSYSSTGYITNSVFNQSTTPYQSTTFAFNDGSPASCSATTGNTAALRPNMLLNGMQIGTGTIQNSPYDYPAPYGNWYWSSRTQMIIPASELTAAGLTAGNITSLAFDVVSTDPVLYDYIEISMKAVPDTEMTNDFFPLSGNLNHANFSIDGDGETIFLMTPGLSVMSNLTVHTEGYDDSYGCFPDASITKKIFGTPTPNASNNGSSTYNGYLNSPVFSVNSGFFSTPFTVSITNPNALPSTVRYTTDGSEPTGTSTVYSGGGIPITATTVLRARVFDSDSLPSAVTSASYFFGVNHITPIISVITDDANLYGANGMFDNWWEDWLRPAHVEYFDSMSTHPLVFSQHTGIMIDGGAGGSRSQPQHSFRVEWTNGVLGDEPIVHGVIPDRAGRTEYNTFYLRNGSNQYLTLPYKDASQVKMMCSGLNAYYSTWRPVSVYINGDYFGLYELREKYDAQMFEFQDTADPSTIEIVGLSYWYNLILRATEGDVNNFWNSYDQFLTIDPASPTFWDEADVHFDMEHYVDYIIGESWMGNVDWPQNNIKAYRADATNYAWRFCTIDLELSLQPNGWTDCYSDMIGYMMGQSTGIPYINIWLQGIQNDQFKNYFINRYADVMNTAYQTDRLLAIEQGIFDQVYPEMSNEFARWGDWWDVPGEMLDFYNDHITFQNELACRGQQVRDDIQSGFSLPQQVDVTLDVYPAGAGKIQISTITPDTYPWNGIYFDGVPIQVEAIHNFGWLFDHWGTDALIIDPLNDTFLDTLTNATVNFTAYFVVDMSAVNGTDHENFMIYPSPAQHELYLVCQNGASIQNATYQIVDMNGSTVSTGVLSNGDHKQIIDVSMLQSGIYFVRLTNENEYINLRFVKH from the coding sequence ATGATTAAAAAATTGACCCTCGGAATAGCGATTTCGTTGACCGGAATAGCTACATTTTCACAAGTAATCATCAACGAAGGATGTAATAAAAATTACAGTGTTTTAGTTGATGAAGACGGAGAATTTGAAGATTGGATTGAACTATATAATGCTGGTTCAACCACCCTTGATTTGTATAATTATTCTCTTACCGATAATTTATCAGAACCTACTAAATGGTTATTGCCTCATTTGATCATGAATCCGGGAGATTATGAAATCATTTACTGCAGCAGCAAAGATCGTTATGCCTCACCGGGTTTTGTAACGGTATTAAATACCGGAGCATTCACACCAACCACCGGATGGAACACACATAACTTTACCACACCTTTTTATTGGGATGGCACTTCAAGTATTGTAGTAAATATTTGTTCATACAGCAGCACCGGATATATTACCAACAGTGTATTTAATCAATCAACTACACCCTACCAGTCAACTACTTTTGCATTCAATGACGGCAGCCCTGCATCATGCTCTGCAACAACCGGTAATACAGCAGCACTCAGACCTAACATGTTGCTCAACGGAATGCAAATTGGAACCGGCACGATACAAAATTCTCCGTATGATTACCCTGCACCTTATGGAAACTGGTATTGGAGCTCTCGCACACAAATGATCATTCCTGCATCTGAACTAACTGCTGCCGGACTAACAGCAGGCAATATTACTTCTCTCGCTTTTGATGTGGTTTCTACCGATCCGGTGCTATATGATTATATTGAAATTAGCATGAAGGCAGTGCCTGATACAGAAATGACCAATGATTTTTTTCCACTTTCAGGAAATTTAAATCACGCCAATTTTAGTATTGATGGTGACGGAGAAACTATTTTTCTAATGACACCGGGTCTGTCAGTGATGAGTAATTTAACCGTACACACAGAAGGTTATGATGATAGTTATGGTTGTTTCCCAGATGCATCCATAACTAAAAAAATATTTGGAACTCCTACTCCAAACGCCAGCAACAATGGATCATCTACCTATAATGGATATTTGAATTCACCAGTATTCTCAGTTAATTCAGGCTTCTTCTCTACTCCATTCACTGTCTCCATTACCAATCCAAATGCATTGCCATCAACGGTGCGTTACACAACAGATGGAAGTGAACCAACCGGAACATCAACGGTGTATAGCGGGGGCGGAATACCCATCACAGCTACTACCGTTTTGAGAGCCCGTGTTTTTGACAGCGACAGTTTACCAAGTGCTGTTACTTCGGCATCATATTTTTTTGGAGTCAATCATATTACGCCTATTATTTCAGTTATCACCGATGATGCAAATTTGTATGGTGCAAATGGAATGTTTGATAATTGGTGGGAAGATTGGCTGAGACCTGCACATGTTGAATATTTTGATTCTATGTCAACTCATCCGCTGGTATTTTCACAACATACAGGTATCATGATTGACGGCGGTGCTGGCGGTTCACGCTCTCAACCACAACACTCATTCAGGGTTGAATGGACGAATGGTGTTTTGGGTGATGAACCTATTGTGCATGGAGTAATTCCTGACCGCGCAGGCAGAACAGAATACAACACATTTTATTTACGCAACGGATCAAATCAATATCTCACTTTACCCTATAAAGATGCCTCACAAGTTAAAATGATGTGCAGCGGTTTGAATGCATATTATTCTACTTGGCGTCCGGTTTCTGTTTATATCAATGGGGATTATTTTGGCTTATATGAACTGCGTGAAAAATATGATGCGCAGATGTTTGAATTTCAAGATACCGCTGACCCTTCAACCATTGAAATTGTCGGCCTCAGTTATTGGTATAATTTAATTCTCCGCGCTACGGAAGGTGATGTCAATAATTTCTGGAATTCATACGATCAGTTTCTTACTATTGATCCAGCATCACCTACTTTTTGGGATGAGGCTGACGTGCATTTTGATATGGAACATTATGTTGATTATATCATTGGTGAATCATGGATGGGCAACGTTGATTGGCCGCAGAATAATATCAAAGCCTACCGTGCAGACGCCACAAATTATGCATGGCGTTTTTGTACCATTGATCTTGAACTTTCACTTCAACCGAACGGATGGACCGATTGCTATTCTGATATGATTGGATACATGATGGGGCAATCTACCGGTATTCCATATATTAATATCTGGCTGCAGGGAATTCAAAATGATCAATTCAAAAATTATTTCATCAATCGTTATGCAGATGTGATGAACACGGCTTATCAAACTGATCGTCTGCTTGCAATTGAACAAGGTATTTTTGATCAAGTATATCCTGAGATGTCAAATGAATTTGCAAGATGGGGAGATTGGTGGGATGTGCCAGGAGAAATGCTGGATTTTTATAATGATCATATCACATTTCAAAATGAATTAGCTTGTCGTGGACAACAAGTGCGTGATGATATTCAGTCTGGTTTTAGCTTGCCGCAACAAGTTGATGTGACGCTTGATGTGTATCCTGCTGGAGCAGGTAAAATACAAATCAGCACTATTACTCCTGATACCTATCCGTGGAATGGAATTTATTTTGACGGGGTGCCTATTCAGGTTGAAGCTATTCACAATTTCGGTTGGCTTTTTGATCATTGGGGAACGGATGCACTAATTATTGATCCGTTGAACGATACTTTTTTGGATACACTAACTAATGCAACAGTAAATTTCACAGCCTATTTTGTTGTTGATATGAGCGCTGTGAATGGCACTGATCATGAAAACTTTATGATTTATCCGTCACCGGCACAACATGAACTCTACCTGGTTTGCCAAAACGGAGCATCTATCCAAAACGCAACGTATCAAATAGTAGACATGAATGGAAGTACGGTATCTACCGGCGTGCTGAGCAATGGTGACCACAAACAAATTATTGATGTCAGTATGCTGCAATCAGGTATTTATTTTGTCAGATTAACAAATGAAAATGAATACATCAACTTGCGGTTTGTGAAGCATTAA